One window from the genome of Paraclostridium sordellii encodes:
- a CDS encoding sensor histidine kinase: MEIKREKNLYTIFLRYLIIFCVLTILLLFSLIAIFKILDNSNILKPANYVQNQVEKLKKEVDEGLELDESKIPYPSKYAFLNNKNEIIKTNFDKEELKELNKYLEGENFKSKYFYSQISLKYGICVIRYDIKAHFTSKYWNDLIPYPEILFIYAFFICFIFIALVIAINFGKKLKKELNPLKAATEKIINQDLDFEIKSSEIKEFNEVLISISNMKIALKESLNAKWKIEQEKKNQICLLAHDIKTPITIIKGNAELLNEGELCEEDREFTRYIINNADKIEKYVSILMDISKSESNEYELNENIRIEELLEELKSELYVLCSLKNIRISTEINYKTKYFISNKELLMRAIVNIMSNAVDYSPIKSEIGFIVNEVDGMLVFTIRDCGKGFTESGLKNAKNQFYMESSERKVGNHYGMGLYIAEYVAKKHEGFVELRNREDKDGAEVSLVINIKQ, from the coding sequence ATGGAAATAAAAAGAGAAAAAAATTTATATACTATTTTTCTAAGATATTTAATTATTTTTTGTGTTCTAACTATATTATTATTATTTTCATTAATAGCTATATTTAAGATTTTAGATAATAGTAATATCTTAAAACCTGCTAATTATGTCCAAAATCAAGTAGAAAAATTAAAAAAAGAAGTTGATGAAGGATTAGAGTTAGATGAAAGTAAAATACCTTATCCTAGTAAATATGCTTTTTTAAATAATAAAAATGAGATTATTAAAACTAATTTTGATAAAGAAGAATTAAAAGAATTAAATAAGTATTTAGAAGGAGAAAATTTTAAAAGTAAATATTTTTACAGTCAAATATCTTTGAAATATGGAATATGTGTTATTAGATATGATATTAAAGCTCACTTTACCTCAAAATATTGGAATGATTTAATACCTTATCCTGAGATATTATTCATATATGCATTTTTTATATGTTTTATATTTATAGCTCTTGTTATAGCGATAAATTTTGGGAAAAAATTAAAAAAAGAACTAAATCCATTAAAAGCAGCAACTGAGAAAATAATAAATCAAGATTTAGATTTTGAAATAAAATCAAGTGAAATAAAAGAATTTAATGAAGTATTAATTTCTATATCAAATATGAAAATAGCTTTAAAAGAATCATTAAATGCAAAGTGGAAGATAGAACAAGAAAAGAAAAATCAAATATGTTTATTAGCTCACGATATAAAAACACCAATAACAATTATAAAGGGAAATGCAGAACTTTTAAATGAAGGTGAATTATGTGAAGAAGATAGAGAATTTACTAGATATATTATTAATAATGCTGATAAAATTGAAAAATATGTATCGATATTAATGGATATATCTAAATCAGAGAGTAATGAATATGAATTAAATGAAAATATTAGAATAGAAGAGTTGTTAGAAGAGCTAAAAAGTGAACTTTATGTGCTATGTTCATTAAAGAATATAAGAATTTCTACTGAAATTAACTATAAAACAAAATATTTTATATCAAATAAAGAGCTTTTAATGAGAGCTATTGTAAATATAATGTCAAATGCAGTTGATTATTCACCTATAAAAAGTGAAATAGGATTTATAGTAAATGAAGTGGATGGTATGTTAGTATTCACTATAAGAGATTGCGGTAAAGGGTTTACAGAGAGTGGATTAAAAAATGCAAAAAATCAATTCTATATGGAATCAAGTGAAAGAAAAGTAGGAAATCACTATGGTATGGGATTATATATTGCAGAATATGTAGCTAAAAAGCATGAAGGTTTTGTAGAACTAAGAAATAGAGAAGATAAAGATGGAGCAGAGGTATCATTAGTGATTAACATAAAACAATAA
- a CDS encoding EFR1 family ferrodoxin (N-terminal region resembles flavodoxins. C-terminal ferrodoxin region binds two 4Fe-4S clusters.) yields the protein MILYFSGTGNSRYVARKIAQELNDELISLNQLIKEEKTDELISTDKPFIFVCPTYAWRLPLVVTDFIKKTKFLGSNKVYFIMTCGGDTAKSINYIKKLCKYKNCQLKGMVEIKMPENYVALFSVPDKETSKQIIKEADKQIYKIISDINNENEFETITPSGLGGTIKSGITNLVFYKLFVHAKGFHYTDKCISCGKCEALCPLNNISLKNQKPVWGNNCTHCMACICGCPAEAIEYKNSTQNKERYYLK from the coding sequence ATGATTTTATATTTTAGTGGTACTGGTAATAGCCGATATGTAGCTCGCAAAATTGCTCAAGAATTAAATGATGAACTAATATCATTAAATCAACTTATAAAAGAAGAAAAAACAGATGAATTAATATCTACAGATAAGCCATTCATATTCGTATGTCCTACTTATGCATGGAGATTGCCACTAGTAGTTACGGACTTTATTAAAAAAACAAAATTTTTAGGAAGTAACAAAGTTTATTTTATAATGACTTGTGGAGGAGATACAGCAAAATCCATAAACTATATTAAAAAACTATGCAAATATAAAAATTGCCAATTAAAAGGTATGGTAGAAATTAAGATGCCAGAGAATTATGTAGCTTTATTTTCTGTGCCAGATAAAGAAACGTCAAAACAAATTATTAAAGAAGCAGATAAACAAATATATAAAATTATTTCTGATATAAATAATGAAAATGAATTTGAAACTATTACCCCTAGCGGCTTAGGTGGTACAATTAAAAGTGGTATAACAAATTTAGTTTTTTATAAATTATTTGTTCATGCCAAGGGATTTCATTATACTGATAAATGTATTAGCTGTGGAAAATGTGAAGCACTATGTCCTTTAAATAATATTAGTTTAAAAAATCAAAAACCAGTTTGGGGAAATAACTGTACTCATTGTATGGCATGTATTTGTGGTTGCCCTGCTGAGGCTATTGAGTATAAAAATAGTACTCAAAATAAAGAAAGATATTATCTAAAATAA